The Bacillota bacterium genome contains a region encoding:
- a CDS encoding AAA family ATPase has translation MEQAIPFVGRRRELEELQDRLREAQAGAGRLVLVEGEAGAGKSTLVRRLMAQAGPALALAGRCPGPGETPPFGPWRELVAALAREEEREPAGLPPPFGTAPGAWSPYETARALAGWLARFERPLLLLVEDLHWADAATLDLTRHLAGLLGELPALVLATVRSEAVRRGHPLWGWLPDVERAGAVRMALGGLGPEEVAELLEALGLGGGESEALARRLHRRTEGLPLFLRDLLLPVVRGGALPGEGEPLPTSVRQSIDRRLADVSPAAQAVLEAAAVLGADFPLALLERTVDLGEEELAGLLEEAVDARLLEPLDAAGERFAFTHTLVREALLGRLAGPRRRRWHARAAAALEAVAPDEVEALALHLQRAGDPRAPGFLARAGDRALRLGAPAEAEERYGQALALLPEGDPGRAELLLKLGWCRQAGGRPGAPEALRQALAAATEAGDRAVEVWARHLLAWLAVVREERGALEEAEAVMAAQEELRGDPRFERLERELFGEVAGYPRAGAACVGVLAHRGQAEEAERLFRRLAARERPSASHDLLNVGMILAFTSDDFAGAAAMCGEAAERAARLGDIRNAARLKANQLLLLLVGPAMPATAVDAVAGELGRLEEELAARGGLGLMPPGYSLAGVYRYFRGDWPGARRDVLECARQHPESFGGSLRWYAGWILLDLGDAAAAQPLLESVPPFRPEDPVPVSHNFLVLAHALRAELCVALGDEEGALAWLEAAEAWPPLARAAFFRANVRVARALYHRRRGEAEAAWRAAREALEDARLSGSSYTLVRAGRLVGRLARERGEEGVAAASLAEAMERAERCRFPLQAALVRLERAALLAGRSATAATAAADLEAARALLAETPAAGALAAAEVELARHGLAPGRGLPNGLTAREAEVAALVAEGLTDRQIAARLAISPRTVDRHLRNIFQKLDLPNRTALALWATRSGLGA, from the coding sequence GTGGAACAGGCGATCCCCTTCGTCGGTCGCCGGCGCGAGTTGGAGGAGTTGCAGGACCGGCTCCGGGAGGCGCAGGCGGGAGCCGGCCGCCTTGTCCTGGTGGAGGGGGAGGCCGGCGCGGGCAAGTCGACGCTGGTGCGCCGGCTGATGGCGCAGGCCGGGCCGGCGCTGGCGCTGGCCGGCCGCTGCCCGGGACCGGGCGAGACGCCTCCCTTCGGCCCCTGGCGCGAGCTGGTGGCCGCGCTGGCGCGGGAGGAGGAGCGGGAACCGGCCGGGCTTCCTCCGCCCTTCGGCACGGCGCCGGGCGCGTGGAGCCCCTACGAGACCGCCCGGGCGTTGGCCGGCTGGCTCGCCCGCTTCGAGCGGCCGCTCCTGCTCCTCGTGGAGGACCTCCACTGGGCCGACGCCGCCACCCTCGACCTGACGCGCCACCTGGCCGGGCTGCTGGGCGAGCTGCCGGCGCTGGTCCTGGCCACCGTCCGCTCGGAGGCCGTCCGCCGCGGCCACCCGCTCTGGGGCTGGCTGCCCGACGTGGAGCGCGCCGGCGCCGTGCGCATGGCCCTGGGCGGCCTGGGGCCGGAGGAGGTGGCCGAGCTCCTGGAGGCGCTCGGCCTGGGCGGCGGGGAGAGCGAGGCGCTGGCGCGCCGGCTCCACCGCCGTACCGAGGGGCTGCCGCTCTTTCTGCGCGACCTGCTCCTGCCCGTGGTGCGGGGCGGCGCCCTGCCCGGCGAGGGGGAGCCGCTGCCGACGAGCGTCCGGCAGTCCATCGACCGCCGCCTGGCCGACGTCTCGCCCGCCGCGCAGGCGGTGCTGGAGGCGGCGGCCGTGCTGGGGGCCGACTTTCCGCTCGCGCTCTTGGAACGGACGGTCGACCTGGGCGAGGAGGAGCTGGCCGGCCTGCTCGAGGAAGCGGTCGACGCCCGTCTCCTCGAGCCGCTGGACGCGGCCGGCGAGCGCTTCGCCTTCACCCACACGCTGGTCCGCGAGGCGCTCTTGGGCCGGCTGGCGGGGCCGCGCCGGCGGCGCTGGCACGCCCGCGCCGCGGCCGCCCTGGAGGCGGTGGCCCCGGACGAGGTGGAGGCGCTCGCCCTCCACCTGCAGCGCGCCGGCGACCCGCGCGCGCCGGGCTTCCTCGCTCGTGCCGGCGACCGCGCTCTGCGCCTGGGCGCTCCCGCCGAGGCCGAGGAGCGGTACGGGCAGGCGCTGGCCCTCCTGCCGGAGGGCGACCCCGGCCGTGCGGAGCTCCTCCTCAAGCTGGGCTGGTGCCGGCAGGCCGGCGGCCGACCGGGGGCGCCGGAGGCGCTCCGGCAGGCGCTGGCGGCGGCGACCGAGGCGGGCGACCGGGCGGTGGAGGTCTGGGCACGCCACCTGCTCGCCTGGCTGGCGGTGGTGCGCGAGGAGCGCGGCGCCCTGGAGGAGGCGGAGGCGGTGATGGCCGCCCAGGAGGAGCTGCGCGGCGACCCGCGCTTCGAGCGCCTGGAGCGGGAGCTCTTCGGCGAGGTGGCCGGCTACCCGCGGGCGGGTGCGGCCTGCGTCGGCGTCCTCGCCCACCGCGGCCAGGCCGAGGAGGCGGAACGCCTCTTCCGCCGCCTGGCGGCGCGCGAGCGGCCCAGCGCCAGCCACGACCTGCTCAACGTGGGCATGATCCTGGCCTTCACCTCGGACGACTTCGCCGGGGCGGCCGCCATGTGCGGCGAGGCGGCGGAGCGGGCGGCGCGCCTGGGCGACATCCGCAACGCGGCACGCCTCAAGGCCAACCAGCTCCTGCTCCTGCTGGTCGGTCCCGCGATGCCGGCGACCGCGGTGGACGCCGTGGCGGGGGAGCTGGGTCGGCTCGAGGAGGAGCTGGCCGCCCGCGGAGGTCTCGGCCTGATGCCGCCGGGCTACAGCCTGGCGGGCGTCTACCGCTACTTCCGCGGCGACTGGCCGGGCGCCCGGCGCGACGTGCTGGAGTGCGCCCGGCAGCACCCCGAGAGCTTCGGCGGCTCGCTCCGCTGGTACGCCGGCTGGATCCTGCTCGACCTGGGCGACGCCGCGGCTGCGCAACCCCTGCTGGAGTCGGTGCCGCCCTTCCGCCCCGAAGACCCCGTGCCCGTCAGCCACAACTTCCTGGTCCTCGCCCACGCGCTCCGCGCCGAGCTTTGCGTGGCGCTGGGCGACGAGGAGGGGGCGCTGGCGTGGCTGGAGGCGGCCGAGGCCTGGCCGCCGCTGGCCCGGGCCGCCTTCTTCCGCGCCAACGTGCGCGTGGCGCGGGCGCTCTACCACCGCCGCCGCGGCGAGGCGGAGGCCGCCTGGCGGGCGGCCCGGGAGGCGCTGGAGGACGCCCGCCTCTCGGGCTCCAGCTACACGCTCGTCCGCGCCGGTCGCCTGGTCGGCCGTCTGGCCCGCGAGCGCGGCGAGGAGGGGGTGGCGGCCGCCTCCCTGGCCGAGGCGATGGAGCGGGCGGAGCGCTGCCGCTTTCCCCTGCAGGCGGCCCTGGTGCGGCTGGAGCGCGCCGCCCTCCTGGCGGGGCGCTCCGCGACGGCGGCGACCGCGGCGGCCGACCTGGAGGCGGCCCGGGCGCTTCTGGCGGAGACGCCGGCCGCCGGTGCCCTGGCGGCGGCGGAGGTGGAGCTGGCGCGCCACGGCCTCGCCCCCGGGCGGGGGTTGCCGAACGGGCTGACGGCACGCGAGGCGGAGGTGGCTGCGCTGGTGGCCGAGGGCCTGACCGACCGCCAGATCGCCGCCCGCCTCGCCATCTCCCCGCGCACGGTCGACCGCCATCTGCGCAACATCTTCCAGAAGCTGGACCTGCCCAACCGGACGGCGCTGGCGCTCTGGGCGACGCGAAGCGGGCTGGGCGCCTGA